A genomic window from Silene latifolia isolate original U9 population chromosome Y, ASM4854445v1, whole genome shotgun sequence includes:
- the LOC141628636 gene encoding putative mitochondrial protein AtMg00820 encodes MMVTSDDLYEPASIKEALSSPHAKEWMNAMKEEMESIKANQVSDLVEHPPGRNTIGNKWVLKIKKKADKSIERFKARLVAKGFTRKERIDYDETFSPVVRSASIRLILAIIGQWI; translated from the coding sequence ATGATGGTTACTTCTGATGACTTGTACGAACCTGCTTCCATAAAAGAAGCTTTGTCAAGTCCCCACGCTAAAGAATGGATGAATGCAATGAAAGAGGAAATGGAGTCTATAAAGGCTAACCAAGTCTCGGATTTGGTAGAACATCCGCCAGGACGAAACACCATTGGAAACAAATGGGTCTTAAAAATCAAGAAGAAGGCGGATAAATCCATTGAAAGATTCAAAGCTCGCTTAGTGGCAAAGGGATTCACCCGAAAAGAGAGGAttgactatgatgaaaccttttcTCCCGTAGTAAGGTCGGCATCAATCCGCCTCATCTTAGCTATAATAGGGCAATGGATCTAG